GGTCAACGGCGCTGTCGCCATGATGAGTTCGACGCTCGGAGTTGGCACTGCCCTGGGCATTCCGTTCTCGGCGATGATCGCTCAATACTCGAATTGGCATGTGCTGTTCTGGATCACGACGGCAATCGGGTTGTCGGTCACGCTTGCCGCCGTGTTGTTCATCCGTGAGTCGGAAGCCAGTCCGACGGGCCGCTTCGACGGGGTCGGTGCGGTAGGACTCAGCGCCGCGCTCGTCTTGTTGCTTGTCCCGATGACGCAGGGCAGCAGTTGGGGATGGGCGAGCGGTTCGGTGATCTCGATGCTGTCGGCGTCGGCGGTTCTCTTCACGCTCTGGGTATTCCAGCAACGGCGCAACGTCAATCCTCTGGTGGATGTTCGGGCCCTGGTCAAGCGCGCGGTGCTGATCCCGCACATCGCAGCGCTTCTTGTCGGCTTCGCGTTCTTCGGCAACACGCTGATCACGACTCAGCTGTTGCAGGGCACAAAGGGTCCTGGAGCCGGATATGGATTGACCATCATCTCCGCGGCACTGTGTCAGATTCCCGCCAGTGTCGCGATGGTTCTGTTCTCACCGGTAGCGGTGCGCATCACCGATCGATTCGGTTCGCGTACGGCGATGTTGACCGGTGCTGCCTTTCTTGCCGGCGGTTACGGAATTCACGCTGTTGCGGGTAAACCCCTGTGGGGAGTGGTTGTCGCATTGGGTATTACGGCTATCGGAACCGCGATTGTCTACAGCACGCTCTCGCTGCTCATTCTCGTAGCGGTGCCGCGGCAGCGCCTTGCGGCGGCAAACGGGGTCAACTCGTTGTTGCGCACGTCCGGCAGCACCCTCTGCAGTGCGACGGTGGCAACCATTCTGGCTGCGTTTGTTGTCGCCGGCAGTGAACATTCGACGTCGTGGGCAGGTTTTGCCGTCGCCTATCTGGTGTGCGCTGCGTGCGCGGTGGTTGTCTTCGCAGTGTCTTTCCTACTCCCGCAAGGCCGCACCCCGAGAGACCTCGAACTGCCGGAACTCAAGATTTAGGCGGGATTCGGAAACCGGAGAGGAAGAGCGTGATCATGAGATCGGCAAACTCTTCGGTGGTGTACTTCTGGCGGTCCGGCCAATGGTTTGTCGACCACAAGGTGTCGCGTACCGACCGATAGAAGATCTCGGGGGCGATGTCCTTGCGGAAGATCCCCTGTTCTACGCCTTCCGCAATGGCCTTGAGCCAATGCTCGCGGACTTCACGTGACGGGCCGTCGACGGACTGCAGAAGATCGTTGTCGCGAAGGTACGTCCGCTCGTTCTGGTAGATCGCGGTCGGGTGTGGGTGAAGTTCGATCACGATCAACGTCTCCCGGATGAGGCCGCGCAATACGTCCTCGGGCCCGTCGGCGGAGCGCTCGACCTGGTTGAACCGCTCCTGAATATCCGTCATGAAGACACGGAGCAGTTCCGCGACAATCGCGTTCTTGGATTTGAAGTAGTGGTACAGGCTGCCGGAGAACACGCCGGCTGATTCGCCGATGTCGCGGACCGTCGTGGATGCGACGCCTTTCTTCGCGAACAGTTCGGCCGAGCTTTCCAAGATTGTGTCTCGACGATCGGGTGTGGCTGCCACATGCTCTCCGCTGCTGATCTGTCCCGTTTCGGGCAGGTGTTCTCTTTCGATCAATCCTGCCTGACGGCCTGAGTTCGAACCCGATCAGGTGTGATCCGGCGCCGTATTTCAACTTTCCGACTCCTATGCTAACTTCAGGATCAAGCGCTTGATCAACTCTAACCCTACTGGAGGTTTCAGTGCAGAGCTTGGAGGCACAGTTCCCGCAATTCATCGGGACGGAGGCCGAACCGCCGCGCGTCGCGCGGTACGCCGTCAACGAGGCGATGATTCGCAACTGGGTGGAAGCACACGAGGACGACAACCCGGTCTACGTCGACGCGGACGCGGCGCGCGCGAGCGGCCGACGCGACGTCATCTGCCCGCCCGCGATGATCTCGACCTGGGTGATGGCCGGGTATCGCCGCTATCGC
The nucleotide sequence above comes from Rhodococcus sp. KBS0724. Encoded proteins:
- a CDS encoding MFS transporter; the encoded protein is MTTLDRAPVVPPVVERSRFLFPIVSAAAVFQAVLQTVIVPLLPELPHFTGASRTAVSWLVTVTLLVGAVVTPIFGRLADMFGKKKMLLVAFFLMTLGSLLCAVSSNISVLIFARALQGAGAAVIPIGISLLRDELPRNKVNGAVAMMSSTLGVGTALGIPFSAMIAQYSNWHVLFWITTAIGLSVTLAAVLFIRESEASPTGRFDGVGAVGLSAALVLLLVPMTQGSSWGWASGSVISMLSASAVLFTLWVFQQRRNVNPLVDVRALVKRAVLIPHIAALLVGFAFFGNTLITTQLLQGTKGPGAGYGLTIISAALCQIPASVAMVLFSPVAVRITDRFGSRTAMLTGAAFLAGGYGIHAVAGKPLWGVVVALGITAIGTAIVYSTLSLLILVAVPRQRLAAANGVNSLLRTSGSTLCSATVATILAAFVVAGSEHSTSWAGFAVAYLVCAACAVVVFAVSFLLPQGRTPRDLELPELKI
- a CDS encoding TetR/AcrR family transcriptional regulator — encoded protein: MAATPDRRDTILESSAELFAKKGVASTTVRDIGESAGVFSGSLYHYFKSKNAIVAELLRVFMTDIQERFNQVERSADGPEDVLRGLIRETLIVIELHPHPTAIYQNERTYLRDNDLLQSVDGPSREVREHWLKAIAEGVEQGIFRKDIAPEIFYRSVRDTLWSTNHWPDRQKYTTEEFADLMITLFLSGFRIPPKS